One stretch of Sinomonas terrae DNA includes these proteins:
- a CDS encoding nuclear transport factor 2 family protein: protein MDTAGGINRLPVGPVRRMFAAASRHDLEAMVLEFAEDYVNITPVHPERNFRGREQVRRNWTSLFAAIPELALEVHDCATGPDEKVWVEWSSSGTRLDGVPVEQAGVAIFTVTDDKLTAVRFYLEPVERESGDVNAAVRAMTAAQAPVPLEP, encoded by the coding sequence ATGGATACCGCAGGCGGCATCAACCGCCTCCCTGTGGGACCGGTGCGGCGGATGTTTGCCGCCGCCAGCCGGCACGACCTCGAAGCAATGGTTCTCGAATTCGCCGAGGACTACGTCAACATCACTCCCGTCCACCCCGAACGGAACTTCCGCGGCAGAGAACAGGTCCGCAGAAATTGGACTTCACTCTTCGCAGCCATCCCCGAACTCGCCCTCGAAGTCCACGACTGCGCCACCGGGCCCGATGAAAAGGTCTGGGTCGAATGGAGTTCGTCAGGTACACGACTCGACGGCGTGCCCGTCGAACAGGCCGGCGTCGCCATCTTCACCGTGACGGACGACAAGCTGACTGCCGTCCGCTTCTACCTCGAACCCGTGGAACGCGAGTCCGGGGACGTCAACGCCGCTGTCCGCGCCATGACCGCCGCCCAGGCTCCGGTTCCACTCGAGCCATGA
- a CDS encoding SDR family oxidoreductase, whose translation MILVVGGTGRLGSALVGLLKNDGEPVRTMSRGASVPFPAAADDGVERFRGDLTSLSDCERAVAGCRKVVFAASGFGLRKGGDPRSVDRDGALRLVAAAARAGAAQIIMVSMHGAAADSSLEFLRMKAAAEDAVRNSGTGWAIVRMGPNLEQFLVTMAEPLPSKGRVMVFGSGTAKVTFTSTPDAAELLRRILSEDSCLSETIEWGTETHTFNELAEAILTKAGHGSIQRAPIPALRLMSVAARPFSPFLARMAAAAIWMESGAAEFDPQPGRRAYPDIPVRGLAELVSERTG comes from the coding sequence ATGATCCTCGTCGTCGGCGGCACTGGCCGGCTCGGGAGCGCCCTGGTAGGTCTCCTGAAGAACGACGGCGAGCCTGTCCGCACCATGTCCCGCGGCGCCTCGGTGCCGTTCCCAGCGGCGGCGGACGACGGCGTCGAACGCTTCCGCGGTGACCTCACCTCGCTCTCGGACTGCGAGCGCGCGGTGGCCGGGTGCCGAAAAGTGGTCTTCGCCGCCTCCGGATTCGGCCTCCGCAAGGGTGGCGATCCGCGAAGCGTCGACCGGGACGGGGCGCTGCGGCTCGTCGCAGCCGCTGCCCGGGCCGGCGCCGCACAGATCATCATGGTGTCGATGCACGGTGCGGCCGCCGATTCCTCGCTCGAATTCCTGCGGATGAAGGCCGCGGCCGAGGACGCGGTGCGAAATTCTGGAACCGGATGGGCGATTGTCCGAATGGGACCGAATCTCGAACAATTCCTCGTGACGATGGCTGAGCCGCTCCCCTCGAAAGGACGCGTCATGGTGTTTGGTTCGGGAACGGCGAAGGTCACGTTCACTTCGACGCCAGATGCCGCGGAACTGCTGCGCCGCATTCTGTCCGAGGATTCGTGCCTGAGCGAGACGATCGAATGGGGCACGGAGACGCACACCTTCAACGAGCTCGCCGAGGCCATCCTGACGAAGGCCGGCCACGGTTCAATTCAGCGGGCTCCTATTCCTGCCCTTCGGCTCATGAGTGTGGCCGCGCGCCCGTTCTCGCCGTTCCTCGCCCGGATGGCAGCCGCGGCGATCTGGATGGAGAGTGGCGCCGCAGAATTCGACCCCCAACCTGGGCGCAGGGCCTATCCCGACATCCCTGTCCGGGGACTCGCGGAGCTTGTGAGCGAGCGCACGGGGTAA
- a CDS encoding permease encodes MDAVNAVLHALAAAGSMAWEILWPLVLGFALSGVVQALVRREQVTRLLSGDSPRALTAAAGLGAASSSCSYAAVALARSLFRKGASFASAMAFEIASTNLVIELGLILALLMGWQFTLAEFIGGPIMIVLVALFFRLWMRGKIVDAARAQAEKGIPGSMEGHAAMDMSVQGEGTFWQRLFSREGLDSVATYFVMDWASVWRDIVGGLLIAGAFAAWVPTEWLRAFFFEGNPVLAAAWGPLVGPVIAMLSFVCSVGNVPLAAVLWNGGISFGGVASFIFADLIVVPVIVIYRKYYGGRAALRITATFYLAMVLAGYAVELLFAATGLTPKTRNATVIEASVSWDYTTWLNIVFLAIAAVLLVRFFASGGAGMLKMMRQPPPGSEPSRSNA; translated from the coding sequence ATGGACGCCGTGAACGCAGTTCTGCACGCCCTGGCGGCGGCCGGGTCGATGGCGTGGGAGATCCTGTGGCCGCTGGTCCTGGGCTTCGCCCTGTCCGGAGTCGTGCAGGCCCTTGTGCGCCGCGAGCAGGTTACCCGGCTGCTCTCCGGGGACTCGCCCCGCGCCCTGACAGCGGCGGCGGGACTTGGTGCGGCGTCGTCGTCGTGCTCCTATGCCGCTGTCGCGCTGGCCAGGAGCCTCTTCCGGAAGGGGGCGAGCTTCGCCTCGGCGATGGCCTTCGAGATCGCCTCGACGAACCTCGTCATCGAACTCGGGCTGATTCTGGCACTGCTCATGGGCTGGCAGTTCACGCTTGCGGAGTTCATCGGCGGACCGATCATGATCGTCCTCGTGGCGCTGTTCTTCCGGCTCTGGATGCGCGGGAAGATCGTGGACGCCGCCCGCGCGCAGGCCGAGAAGGGCATCCCAGGATCGATGGAGGGCCATGCCGCGATGGACATGTCAGTCCAAGGTGAGGGGACCTTCTGGCAGCGGTTGTTCTCCCGCGAGGGCCTCGACTCCGTGGCGACCTACTTCGTAATGGACTGGGCGTCCGTGTGGCGGGACATCGTGGGCGGGCTTCTCATCGCGGGCGCCTTCGCCGCATGGGTTCCGACGGAGTGGCTCCGGGCCTTCTTCTTCGAAGGCAACCCGGTGCTCGCGGCGGCATGGGGCCCGCTAGTCGGCCCTGTGATCGCGATGCTGAGCTTCGTGTGCTCGGTCGGGAACGTGCCACTCGCCGCGGTCCTGTGGAACGGGGGCATCAGCTTCGGCGGGGTCGCGAGCTTCATCTTCGCCGACCTCATCGTGGTCCCCGTGATCGTGATCTACCGCAAGTACTACGGCGGCCGCGCCGCGCTGCGGATCACGGCGACGTTCTACCTCGCGATGGTCCTGGCCGGGTACGCCGTCGAACTGCTCTTCGCGGCCACCGGCCTGACCCCGAAGACCCGCAACGCGACCGTGATCGAAGCCTCCGTCTCGTGGGACTACACGACGTGGCTGAACATCGTGTTCCTCGCCATCGCCGCGGTCCTCCTGGTGCGCTTCTTCGCCAGCGGTGGCGCCGGGATGCTCAAGATGATGCGTCAGCCCCCGCCCGGAAGCGAGCCTTCGCGGTCGAACGCATGA